A stretch of Henckelia pumila isolate YLH828 chromosome 4, ASM3356847v2, whole genome shotgun sequence DNA encodes these proteins:
- the LOC140862285 gene encoding uncharacterized protein: MQAEEADPDTTFIIGRIVVAGVATRALLDSGAIHYFISEAFTCKRGIECEELFGGFTVTIPSGEELSTRNIVKDLELLLQGQPVSADLIVLPMPEFDMILWMDWMTKNAVVIDFQQQTVMVRPEGEEPLWFEATRGSKRTQLISLMQAQQLVHDGCEAFLASISLSKLPARPDISDVDVVKDFEDVFSDNVTGIPPDREVEFSIDLIPGTGPISKAPYRLAPTKMKELKEQIQELPDKGFIRPSFSPWGTSPLCEKEGRKSKIVHRLSRVEWCYSEEQDEIQRFGLEFYAEGRAPRLSALSVQTTLFDRIRVAQAVDEQLSKWRRRADERGSDLYSVVYGIVRFRDRLWVPADDSLRDTIMAEAHTSPYSIHPGSTKMYRDLQKLYWWPGMKRDITRFVSECLTCQQVKAEHQRPAGLLKPLPIPEWKWENITMDFVVGLPRTVRCSNAIWVIVDRLTKSVHFLPSRLSLVEFAYNNSNRATIAMAPYKALYGRPCRSPILWTEIGEMLELEPEIVQQTAEVVAKIRDRMRTAQSRQKSYADHRRRDLEFSVDDHVFIRVAPLKGVIRFGKKGKLAPRFIGPFEILDRVGTLAYRVALPPNLAGLSPHMTYEERPDRIMERQERRLRNETIPMVKVKWLNHSDEEATWETEADIRTRYPELIAAAAAAAAAASCHLPPSPPAAAAIAGRPYKEVVLGVDQWFLASSERARVLIYI; the protein is encoded by the exons atgcaggccgaggaggccgACCCAGACACCACCTTCATCATAG GTAGGATTGTAGTTGCTGGTGTAGCCACTAGAGCTTTGTTAGACTCAGGAGCTATACATTATTTTATTTCGGAGGCATTTACCTGTAAGCGGGGTATTGAGTGTGAAGAGTTGTTTGGTGGATTCACAGTGACCATCCCGTCAGGGGAAGAACTGTCCACAAGGAATATAGTGAAGGATCTTGAACTCTTACTGCAAGGGCAACCAGTGAGTGCCGATCTGATAGTGTTGCCCATGCCTGAGTTTGACATGATACTTTGGATGGACTGGATGACGAAGAACGCTGTGGTGATTGATTTTCAGCAGCAAACAGTGATGGTCCGACCGGAAGGAGAGGAACCATTATGGTTCGAGGCCACTAGGGGTTCGAAGAGGACTCAGCTTATATCTCTCATGCAAGCTCAGCAGTTGGTGCATGATGGATGTGAGGCATTCTTAGCCAGTATATCTTTGTCAAAGTTGCCAGCACGTCCGGATATTTCAGATGTGGATGTGGTCAAggattttgaggatgtgtttTCGGACAATGTTACAGGTATCCCACCTGATAGAGAAGTCGAGTTCTCTATCGACTTGATACCGGGTACTGGGccaatctctaaggcaccatataGATTGGCTCCTACGAaaatgaaagaactgaaagagcagattcaagagctACCTGATAAAGGGTTCATACGCCCTAGCTTCTCTCCTTGGGGCACCAGTcctctttgtgaaaaagaaggacggaagtctaagattgtgcatagactatCGAGGGTTGAATGGtgttacagtgaagaacaa gatgagattcagagattcggACTAGAGTTCTATGCCGAGGGTAGAGCTCCTAGATTGTCAGCATTGTCGGTGCAGACTACGTTGTTCGACCGTATCAGAGTTGCTCAAGCAGTTGATGAGCAGTTGAGTAAGTGGAGACGAAGGGCTGACGAGAGAGGCAGTGATTTGTACTCAGTGGTATATGGGATTGTGAGGTTCAGAGATAGACTTTGGGTGCCTGCAGATGATTCTCTGCGAGatactatcatggcagaggcgCATACATCACCGTACTCTATTCACCCAGGCAGTACCAAGATGTATCGAGACCTTCAGAAGTTGTATTGGTGGCCGGGCATGAAGCGTGATATCACCCGATTTGTGTCAGAGTgtctgacatgccagcaggtcaaaGCAGAACATCAGAGACCTGCAGGATTGCTTAAGCCACTTCCTATCCCCGAGTGGAAATGGGAAAATATTACCATGGATTTCGTTGTTGGCTTGCCAAGGACAGTGAGATGTtcgaatgctatttgggttattgtcgaccgtctcactaagtcggtGCACTTTTTGCCA TCGAGGTTATCATTGGTGGAATTTGCTTATAACAACAGCAATCGGGCCACCATTGCTATGGCGCCTTACAAGGCACTCTATGGGAGACCTTGTAGATCACCGATATTATGGACCGAGATTGGTGAGATGTTGGAGTTGGAACCCGAGATTGTTCAGCAGACTGCTGaagttgtagccaagatccgGGATAGGATGAGAACTGCACAGAGCAGGCAGAAGAGTTACGCCGATCAcaggaggagagacttggagttctcagTGGATGATCATGTTTTTATCCGAGTAGCCCCTTTGAAAGGCGTGATTAGATTCGGGAAGAAGGGGAAATTGGCTCCGAGGTTCATTGGACCTTTTGAGATTCTTGATAGAGTGGGGACGTTAGCCTATAGGGTGGCTTTGCCGCCTAATCTTGCTGGA ttatcACCTCATATGACTTATGAAGAGAGACCTGACCGGATTATGGAGAGGCAAGAGAGGAGACTCCGTAATGAGACTATCCCAATGGTCAAAGTTAAGTGGTTGAATCATTcagatgaagaggccacttgggagacagaggCAGATATTAGGACTCGCTATCCAGAACTAATTg ccgccgccgccgccgccgccgccgccgcctcctGTCACCTCCCGCCGTCGCCTCCAGCCGCCGCCGCCATCGCCGGAAGACCATATAAGGAGGTTGTTCTAGGTGTTGATCAATGGTTTCTAGCTTCTTctgaaagggcccgtgtcctgatttatatttaa